Within Hirundo rustica isolate bHirRus1 chromosome 12, bHirRus1.pri.v3, whole genome shotgun sequence, the genomic segment TGCACCTGAAAAGTTTcatggagcagcagggcttgtTGGGCTACGACCCCAATCTAGATGTGCTTCTTGGTGAGCTTCATGTATACAATAGCTCAGGTGTGGTAGCAGGGGTAGAATGAGTGCAAATAAGCctgtttcctttcagctgttttttaacaaatataaGGGGGTGGGGTGGACACAAATAGCTTTCCCCTCTTGTTCCTCTTCAGTCTGGTTTGAGCCTGGGGCAGACCCAATGGTGTGGGATGGTGGGTGGAGAACGCCATGTCCCACTGTGTGTCCCTCCTTCTTTCAGTGACAGAGGGGACACTCCGGTCcttggctgagctgcaggaagctgtTTTGCAGTGCCCAGTGAGTGACCCCATGGCACTGCCTGCCCCTCGCTTCCTAAGCGTCCTTCCCTTTTGCCAGGCAATAGGATTGAGCTCCCTGttgtgctctgctgcaggcCAAAGGCCAGAGCAGTTGCTGCAGCATTGTGCATGTGGTGAACTGTGAGGaggaattccagcagcagcagctggatgtgcTCTGGAGGATTTTGGATCTGGGAGCCCACACAGCTTTGCAGGTGAGCAAGAGCAACCTCTGACCCTCCTCGATGTGGCCCCCAGCATCCATCCTTGGCTCATGACTAGGTTTAAAACGGCTGGATTTCACTCAGTTCCCAGCCTCAGCCTCTCTGTCTTTCAGAAACACCTTGTCTGTGGGCCAGTGAAGGTGACCAACCCCTCATCGCCCATTGGGGCTGACCAGTACTTCCAGTAAGTTGGTGTGGAAGgcatctgctgctttctttcctgctaAGGCTCCCTGTGGGCCAGCTCAGCCCACAGTGGGTGGCTTTGTCTGCGTTTCTCCCAGGCTCCGAAAGCGCCAGATGTATGAAGCCTCTGTGATAAAGTATGGGGAGCTTGCTCAAGGTGAGAGTTTGCTCTGGGGCTCCATGCAAGgatgctgctccttcccatcttCATTGCTTCCATGAGTCCACAGCCAGGGGTGGCTGCACCCCTGCAGGGtgccccttctcccctccaggATCAAGCCAGGTGCTGCCCTTGCTTTGGGAAGGCATCTAATGGTCCAGGACACTGGCACAGAGCAATCCCTCTGATGGGAGCCAGGGCCAGCGCCGTGGTGGTCCTCAGCTACTACCTGGTCCTGGCAGGGGTGTCCTGCCTGGGTGCTGGAGATATCAGTATGCTGGAATGCAGCAAGCTGTGCATGATGGCACCTGCGTTCTCCACAGATGAGGCCTGGACAGAGGTGATTGATGCCTTGACAGTGGCTGCCATCAAGTTTGAGATGCTGAGCACTGCTCACCGGAGTCAGGTAGGACAGCGGCTTGCACGGAGCCAGGCCAGGGCTGGCTGGTTGTGGGAACAGCAGAGTGGAtctgtgctgagcagcctggACTGTGATTTCTCCCTGCCCTCAGATCACCCTGGACCTGGAGAACAACAGCATCTCCACAAAGGGAACGAAGAGCGGTGCCTTTGTAATGTACAACTGTGCCCGACTGGCCACGCTCTTCAACGCCTTCCAGCGGGCTGTGGAGCAGGGTGAGCAccagccccaccaccctcctctgacagcctctcctggggccaCAGGGATTTCTCTGGATACAACAGTCTCCCTGCTTTCAGGCACTTATCCACCTCTGCCACCAGTGTCTGAACTGAACTTCTCCTGCCTCCGAGAAGAGGTGAGTGCTGAGCGGAGGAATGGGGAGATCTGTGCACCCTGGGAGGAGGAATGGAGGGCTCTGGTGATAAATGCTTCTGGCCCGGGAGGATCTGACACTGAGACAAGTAATCCCTTCATAGGGCGAATGGCTCCTGCTCTTCAATTatctcctgcccttccctgaagtcctgcagcaggcagcacagctgccccCACCCTCCAAGGGGATCCGGATCACTGCCAGCACAGAGACAGTAAGTGCCATGTGCCATAGCATCCATGGATGCTGCTCCAGCAGTCCCAGCCCAGGGCAAAGCTCCATGCCAGCAGGTGCTGACAGAATAGATTGCAATGCCCCTGGggcatttctgctctgcttgggATAGGTGAGGGCCAAAGACCAGCCAGAATTCACTGTGCCATGAGAATGTCTCTGCCTTACAGGTGTGCAAATTCCTGATCCAGCTCAGCATGGATTTCAGCTCCTATTACAACCGGGTGCACATCCTGGGGGTGAGTTAGGtgtcccagcctgcagccttGCGCCCCTGCAGTCCTTTTGGGGCTGCATTGCACTTGGGGGCTGCCATGTGGGGAATGGTGCCAGTGGTGTGATGGCTCCCTGTCCCATCCTCCAAGTGTGCAGAGGCAGCAATGCCTACAGGACCAGCTCCAAGCTGCCTCCTTGCTCCCTGCAGGAGCCGTTCCCTCATCTCTTTGATCAGATGTTTGCCcgcctccagctgctgggagcagtgaGGGATGTGTTCCACAGCGCACTGGCAACCCTGCACCTCCCTCCTCTCAGCCAGATCTGAGCCACCCCTGAAGAGCTGTACCCTGGTGTGAGTCACCTACACACCACATGCTGTGGGGGGAGAACAGGGACCATGCTCCTGGCAGGGCGAGGGGCTGCCCCCGTGGCAGGAAAGGTACAGTTCAACCCCACACCTGGCCCAAGGTGTTTGGGGATTGgtctgtgctctctgcagctgtgcctAGTGTGGGACATGGATGCCCCTCCACATCCACaccagcagaagagaaaagggcTCCTGTGGcaccccaggagctgggctgggagtaCTGGGGAGGTGGCACCAGGGACCAGTCCCCACAAAGCCAGACAGATGCCAACTTCACTTCCCTCAAAAGTTTATTGAAGGGTGCTCCTTgctggcagggagctcctgAGGCTCCAGGCTCCTGTTGGGCGGTGAGCCAGGTCCCAGTACTGGGGTCTAATACATTTGTTGCTGGACAAATTCTCTGTTGTGTCTGACCTCAGGGTTGTTTGTCCTTGTTTTGGTCTGACTGTCCtgggtcctgctgctgtgcaggaatAACCCACTTGACCTGAGGGGGGTGACATTTGTGGGCAGCCCAGCCACCCCTCATGCCACAGGGCACTGCTGTGGAGGACCAGTGTCCCTGTGCATTTCAGCACTGCAGTATCAGGACTGTCACACAGGGCCCTGCCCCAGGACACACAAAGCTGTAGCCCACCACGTGTCACACCAGTGCCTGATCCTTCCTGGCCTCCTGCCGCTCTCAAGCTCCGAGGGCCAGGCTACATCCTCAGTGCTCTCCCAAGCAACGTTCCTCTCCGAGACCAAGACTGGAAATCCAACATGGGTCCTTCACACCTTGGAGAGGAAGAGCTGCTCTTGGGCAGCAGGGACCAACAACCCCACTTCTTTACTGCATGGGGAAGCCCCAGGCTTGTCCAGGAGGGATCACATCTGCCTTCTTCCCAGAGACCACTGGTCTTGAGCACCACAACCATGGCATGTGCCTAAAGGAGGCAAGCATGCCTGTTCTctcaggacagggcaggggccACAGTGATGGGCAGAGCCCAAGTGCAGAGTGCCCTCCAAATGCAGGCAGGGACCTGGATGTGTCACACACCTGCCCCTTTACTGGGGACCCTCTTGTGGAGGAGGTTTGGAGGAGGCTGTGCCACACAACATTTCCAGGCCCTGCCCACAGAGCACGCAGTAGTACCGCAGCTCGCCCCCGgcctccacctcctcccagcAGTCCATCTCGGCTAGGTCAGGCACGTGGAAGAAGGTGGTGCTGAGGGGAACCAGCTTGCCCTGGCGCTGGTTCCACAGCGTCAGGCGCTGGTCCActgaggcagagagcagcaggtcTGGCCGCAGCACCCGGATCCCCGTCACGTGGGCAGCGTGGGCACAGGGCCTGGACACCCGCTCCAGGACCTGCAGGCTGGTCCCTGCTGCGGCCTCACCCCTGCCCAGGGCTACCTCCAGCAGGCAGACATGGATGGAGCCATCATCACTGCCGCTGGCCACCAGGTACCGTCCCTCGGGTGTCTCGCGGATGTGAAGGCTGTTCACGCCGCAGCTGTGGGCCATGATGGTGACCAGTGGGGCTGCCAAGGCTGGGTAAACAGGTTTGGTCAGGAGAGCAACGCTCACCTTAGAGGGAGCAGAAGAGCTGTTGGGCAGCAGCACTCACCCAAGAGCTGCATCTCCCCCTCTGCTCGATGCAGGGCATCCACCGCATCCATGATGGGGCCCGTGATGTCCCAGAAGGCAATGCTGCCATCAGTGGCTGCACTGCACAGGAGATGTCTCCTAGAATGGGGGGTGTAGGGGGAgtctctggctgcagccctgagggctcCACTGAGATCCGTGGAAGAGTCAGAACAGCCCCCAGGGATTagcttctcccttccctctgcctaCTGAGTTGCCATCCCTGTGAGGACAAATGTTTCTCCCCAGAGCCCGCTGGTTGCAGGCCAGGATTCAGGGCTcacctctcccctcctgcccatGTGTGCAGGAACGCCTCCACCTTCAGCACACAGCGCTGGTGGTGAAATGACTCTGCCACCAGCACCAACTTCTGGGCAGCCTCCAGCAGCCCAAAGATCCTGTAATGGAGCAGAGGGCAGTTGGCTGTGTGAGAGTAGGAGCTTCTGGCACCACTGCCCCATTTCCCACCATGCACTATCTTatgcccagctcagagcaggccaCATCCACGGCAGCAGCCTCCTGTGTGGAACCTGTTCTGCTACCATCACCAGCTCCATTCTCCCTGTCAGGCCTCATGATGGCTCCTCACCGGACTGATCCAtcactgcaggcagcagccaggaactTCCAGGGTGTTGGCAGCTGCTTGGTGCTGGTCCCAGGCACAACTGACAGAGACATGTACCTGCAGCAAAGACACAACACTCACCAACACCTCTGTGGGCCCATGGAGGTGGGTGGCCTAGGAGAGCAGCCCCGAGCCCTTCTCTAACACCAAAAGCCCCTTGAGGCCCACAGGGCACTGTACACCAGGGATCACACATGAAGCCACGCTGTTCCTGTCTGCCTCAGCTGcatctgcagctgcacagagcaggtaTTCCAGTGGAGGCCCATGGAGTTCCCAACACCCACCCACACTGTGATCACTACTAACCCTGCCTTGGGCAGTCCCTGAGCATCACCTCGTCTCTGGGTTCATCTTGACAAGCTTATGCCTGTTCTTCTTCCGCTCCCAGTGCTTGTCCAGCCGGTGGGAGGCCACGTGTGTGACCTGGCAGGCCACTGCACTCTCAGATGCTgtgtccccagagcacagcagccgGTAGCACTCAATCTGTGCGCGGCCACctgcagagaagagcagggcAGACAAGCCCTCATCTCCAGGTCCCATGGCGAGTGCCAACGTCCTCACGCTGGAAATGTGGTCACTTAGGCGGGCAAGGGGCACAGCTGCCCGAGAGTTCTCACTgagcaccaggacacaggccgTGGTGTCCTCACTGCCGGTGACAAACACATTAAAGGTGGCACGGCTGGCCACCTGCACGGCCCCCAGGCGCCGCACGCAGGTGATCTCCCGCCCgtgcagggatggcagcagcactTGCTGCTCGCAGGGCTCGGCCGCACGGTGGTACAGCATCACATCCCCAGACTTGATGAAGGCAAACACCTCGGCCAAGGGGCTGCTGCAGTAGCTCCAGGACCGGTGCCCGCCCCCACAAGGGATGCAGTGGATGTTTTCACCAGTCCTGCTGCTCCACACCACAAAATTGTCAGCGTGAAAGCCCAGCACAAGCAGGTCCCCATCCAAGGCAAAGCGCAGCTCCTCGATCCACTGCAGGCCTTTGCAGGGCCTGTGCTTCTGCAGGAcctccagctgctgttcctgcaggcGGAGCTGGCGGTAGACACCATCCCGGCCAGTGCTGTAAATGTAGCTCCTGTGGATGGTCACCGAGGTAACTCCTGTCTTCCCATGGAGTCCGAAGAGCACTGACACCGGGGACTGAAGAGGAAGAGCCCCTTTGTGCAACAAACAAGAGGGCTCCGACTCATTGCTGGAATCCTCAACAATGTCAGTACCACCATTGTCAATGCTGGTGCTTTCTGCAGCACACTCCGAGGAGCTGCTACAAGGGAAGAGGATGAGGGAGCCCCGGCGGTCCCCGCAGACCAGGAGCCCTTCCTgaggcaggaaggcagcacaGGTGTGCCAGCGCTGCTTGCACGGGGGCAGCAGGTATCGACCCCTTAGCTGCACCCAGGGTGCCTGCCCGGGGCGGTGCGTGACGTCCAGCCAGAGCATCTCCCCGTCGGGCCCGGAGGCgagaagggcagcagcagtgtcGAGGGGCAGCCCGGGACGAGGGGTCCAGCTTAGCCTGTGCACGGGCCCCTCGAACGGCCTGAGGtcggcggcggccccggggcggctCAAGGCGAAAAGGAGGAGGCGACCGTCGCCGCCGCCCAGGGCGCAGAGCGTCTCATCGCATCCGTGCAGTGGGGCGGCCGCCAGTACGGCGCGGGGCCCGCCGGCGGTGGGGTGCAGCACCGGCGCCCAGCGCATCCGAGCCACCTCGAACGTCGCCAGCCCGCCGGCCTCGCCCAGCGCCAGCACCTGCCCCGGCCCCACCAGCAGCACGGCCCGCGGCCGCTCCGGGGCCCCCAGCGCCACAACGGCGGAGACCGTCTCCGCGGCCGCCCGGCGGGGCTGCCAGAGCCGGACGCCACCGTCGTCGCCGCCCGTGGCCAGGCGGCCGCCGGCGGGGCGCAAGGCCAGGGAGCGCAGGGCCCCGCGGTgcccgcgccgcgcccgccgcacGCCGCCGCCGTCGCCCCACTCCAGGCACGCGCCGTCCTCCCCGGCGCTGACCGGGAGCGGCCCCCGCAGCACCACGGCGGCCACTCGCGCCCCGTGCCCGTAGCACACCAGCAGGCAGGCGCCGGACCCGTCCCCGCCGCCCAACTCGCCGACGGCCCAGAGCCGCACGCTGCGGTCTTCGGAGGCGGAGGCGAGCAGCCCCCGCGACGCCGCGTAGCAGAGCGCCAGCACCGCGCCCCGGTGCCCGCGCAGCTCACGCCGCGGGGccgtcgccgccgccgcccgccacACCACCACGGCCCCCGTCGCCGTGCCGGCCGCTAGCGCCAGCCGCGCCCAACCAACCCCCGCCAGCACGGCGCAGCgcagcgccccggccccgccacAGCGCGCCTGCAGCAGCCGGCGCCCGCCGCCCCACCACTCGTAGAGCGCCACGGTCCCGCTGCCCAGCGCCAGCGCcagccgcccgcccgccgcccaCCGCGCCTCCCATACCCGCGCCCCGAGCtcgcgcgcggccccgccgccgcacGCCACCAGCCGGGGcccgccgcccgctccgccGTGCCGCACCGCCAGCACTGCGAGCCGGCGCCCGCCGAAGACCGCTACTCGCGTGGCCGGCCCGGGCCCCGGCTCGGCCCGCAGCCCCTGCACGCTGGCCTCACGCAGCACGCTCCGCcggcccgccgccgccgccggcccgccGCCTTTCAGCCGGAACGCCACCACCTCCGGGCCTGTACCTGCGGGACACCGCGTCAGCCACCACCGctggccccgccgcccgccccgtcCCGGACCCAGCGCTCACCCGCCAGCAGCACGTCCCTCGCGAACTCCAGCGCCGTCACCGGCGCCACGAGCGCGACCGACTCCATCTTACCCACACCGACCCCGCCACCGCCCCCCACCACGGGGCTCATTGGCCGAGTCCCACGTGCCGCCGCCGCCTATTGgccagccccgccgccccgcccccaGAGCACGCGGAAAGAGACACCCGTGTCTCCACGCTTTATTGGCGCGCGacgcggccccgcccccccgcCCGCGCGGGAAAAGGTCACGCGCGCGCGGCAGCATTCCCGGCGCTACAGCTCCAGGTGCACCCCGCTGTAGGCCTTGTCCACTGTCCACTCGCCCCGGGCTCCGGCCCCGGCGCCTGCCTCGGACCCCGCAAAGCGCTCCATCTCCTGTTGGAACTGCTGCTGCCGCCGGCGGTTGGGGTCCACGTTGATCCAGTTGTTGGCGATCCACTTGGTGCCTTGGGTGACCAAGCAGCCTCCGTGCAGAGCGAAGTCGTCCAGCTCCCCCACCCAGCCTGCGGAGCAGAGCTCCGTTAGACGGTGACAAAGGAAGCAGGCGCAGCTGGGGCCACACAGCCAACGAACACCAATGCAATCTCTCCTGGCTGCACCACCTGCTTGGATTTGAGCTCAGGTACATCTCACAGGAGTTACTTTTCCTGGCACCCCTCCATCTTAGTGCCATCTCGCCCTAACACCTACAAGGAGTTCATCAAGACAGGCTCCCTGAGTGCAAAATACCCACTGCCTCCATCTCTCCACTCAGCACAAGTGGCTCTCACAGTCTAGATCACAGCATCTGTTTTTCTTGGTTCTTTTTGGAAAATGGAAGGCTGGCATAGAAGAGATGGGTACTGCCACTAGAAGGCCTGTGGACACCAGAGGCTTCTTGTAGCCATTTTAGAGATTGCATTTCAGCAGTTCTAAATGACCTTGCTTACAATGATCCTGTCGTTTTCCTGTGGCGGACTTGCATCAGCAGCCACTTTCCATTAAGGAACAAATTACTCATAAAAACACAACAGGGCTCTTCTCACAGGAGAGTGACAGTCTTGATATTACCACCCAACAGCCCAAACACTGGTCTTGTGACCTCCTCTGTGGATTTTCTAGAGATGGAAACATGGGCTGCTCACAGGGGACCTGAGCTGCTACATTCCTTTCTCCCACCACAGCTCAAAATCTGCCGTGGAGACCCTCTGGAGCCATACTCACCAGCAGCCTTAAAGATTCATGTCAATTCCCAGCCTTGTCAGGGAAAACCGCACTGCGCTCCGTGACAAAAACAGCCCTAAGGACACATCATGGGGCTCCGGCTGAGCTACAAAAGCAGGCATTGGCCCCAAGCGTGGCACGGGGTGGCCCATGTGTCCTCATGCTGCAGAGCTGATGGCTGCGCCTTTGTCtacctcccctccccacccctttGGGCAACACCACATCAGTGACACATTTTGAATTGCAGACCAAGTTCCAGCTTGCACAGCAGGA encodes:
- the DALRD3 gene encoding DALR anticodon-binding domain-containing protein 3 codes for the protein MEMGEGRPGVAATLRALNEALGRPAALWVKESGARNLRHRDFLAPRAALSAAFPGGQVPPEAVSAVSSLRGPAVLPLRVCRQTAAGLEVQVRRPEAFQRLLGPLPGPAPTAAGTRTGCVVLHCPALRSPAALQPRHLRSVLLADHLAQLLRAQGVDVRLVPALSEERSWDVLRQLRIQWPSDCGGSSLTDTVSALKAVLGRCPCAAACEQGLGTAEAVICKVHLKSFMEQQGLLGYDPNLDVLLVTEGTLRSLAELQEAVLQCPAKGQSSCCSIVHVVNCEEEFQQQQLDVLWRILDLGAHTALQKHLVCGPVKVTNPSSPIGADQYFQLRKRQMYEASVIKYGELAQDEAWTEVIDALTVAAIKFEMLSTAHRSQITLDLENNSISTKGTKSGAFVMYNCARLATLFNAFQRAVEQGTYPPLPPVSELNFSCLREEGEWLLLFNYLLPFPEVLQQAAQLPPPSKGIRITASTETVCKFLIQLSMDFSSYYNRVHILGEPFPHLFDQMFARLQLLGAVRDVFHSALATLHLPPLSQI
- the WDR6 gene encoding WD repeat-containing protein 6; translated protein: MESVALVAPVTALEFARDVLLAGTGPEVVAFRLKGGGPAAAAGRRSVLREASVQGLRAEPGPGPATRVAVFGGRRLAVLAVRHGGAGGGPRLVACGGGAARELGARVWEARWAAGGRLALALGSGTVALYEWWGGGRRLLQARCGGAGALRCAVLAGVGWARLALAAGTATGAVVVWRAAAATAPRRELRGHRGAVLALCYAASRGLLASASEDRSVRLWAVGELGGGDGSGACLLVCYGHGARVAAVVLRGPLPVSAGEDGACLEWGDGGGVRRARRGHRGALRSLALRPAGGRLATGGDDGGVRLWQPRRAAAETVSAVVALGAPERPRAVLLVGPGQVLALGEAGGLATFEVARMRWAPVLHPTAGGPRAVLAAAPLHGCDETLCALGGGDGRLLLFALSRPGAAADLRPFEGPVHRLSWTPRPGLPLDTAAALLASGPDGEMLWLDVTHRPGQAPWVQLRGRYLLPPCKQRWHTCAAFLPQEGLLVCGDRRGSLILFPCSSSSECAAESTSIDNGGTDIVEDSSNESEPSCLLHKGALPLQSPVSVLFGLHGKTGVTSVTIHRSYIYSTGRDGVYRQLRLQEQQLEVLQKHRPCKGLQWIEELRFALDGDLLVLGFHADNFVVWSSRTGENIHCIPCGGGHRSWSYCSSPLAEVFAFIKSGDVMLYHRAAEPCEQQVLLPSLHGREITCVRRLGAVQVASRATFNVFVTGSEDTTACVLVLSENSRAAVPLARLSDHISSVRTLALAMGPGDEGLSALLFSAGGRAQIECYRLLCSGDTASESAVACQVTHVASHRLDKHWERKKNRHKLVKMNPETRYMSLSVVPGTSTKQLPTPWKFLAAACSDGSVRIFGLLEAAQKLVLVAESFHHQRCVLKVEAFLHTWAGGERRHLLCSAATDGSIAFWDITGPIMDAVDALHRAEGEMQLLALAAPLVTIMAHSCGVNSLHIRETPEGRYLVASGSDDGSIHVCLLEVALGRGEAAAGTSLQVLERVSRPCAHAAHVTGIRVLRPDLLLSASVDQRLTLWNQRQGKLVPLSTTFFHVPDLAEMDCWEEVEAGGELRYYCVLCGQGLEMLCGTASSKPPPQEGPQ